The Mercurialis annua linkage group LG8, ddMerAnnu1.2, whole genome shotgun sequence genome window below encodes:
- the LOC126661944 gene encoding NAC domain-containing protein 105-like, whose amino-acid sequence MLPGFRFNPTDQELVGFYLLHINNRQDSAREFPVPFCDFYGDEEPWQIWERFGGEQKNNLERLFFHTKLKKKATRGTGTNIDRKFGSGGGGWHGATSGEKSPIHVSDLVGYKKSFSYWNKSRPDQDRCWIMTEYSVEGRGWDFVICELKPGRKHTEKRKQEAAVLESGEKRCRIEQHNGEAVATLTDEDKGCRIERTNYEDEGGVYLQENEEGGVHANYYDDKGLAPPGSNEEFAVEDVLSSFWDYLNDGHNSEVVTGDYISELLPPSSEPPLPSFETPLPPYIQ is encoded by the coding sequence ATGTTGCCTGGATTTAGATTTAACCCTACTGATCAAGAACTTGTGGGCTTCTATCTTCTCCACATCAACAACCGTCAAGATTCTGCTAGGGAGTTTCCTGTTCCATTCTGCGATTTCTACGGTGACGAAGAGCCTTGGCAAATTTGGGAAAGATTCGGTGGAGAGCAGAAGAATAATCTTGAACGTCTCTTCTTCCACACCAAGCTAAAGAAGAAAGCTACGAGGGGCACCGGCACCAACATTGATCGCAAGTTTGGCTCTGGAGGCGGAGGATGGCACGGTGCGACTTCCGGTGAGAAATCACCCATTCATGTTTCTGATTTAGTAGGCTACAAGAAGAGTTTCAGTTATTGGAACAAATCGAGACCGGACCAAGACCGCTGTTGGATCATGACGGAGTACAGTGTGGAGGGAAGGGGCTGGGATTTTGTGATTTGTGAACTCAAACCTGGCAGAAAACACACAGAGAAAAGAAAGCAGGAGGCTGCGGTACTTGAGAGTGGAGAGAAACGATGCCGGATTGAACAACACAATGGAGAGGCTGTTGCGACTCTAACTGATGAAGACAAAGGATGCAGGATCGAACGTACAAATTATGAAGATGAGGGTGGAGTTTATTTGCAAGAGAATGAAGAGGGTGGAGTACATGCAAATTATTATGATGATAAGGGGTTAGCTCCACCTGGAAGCAATGAAGAATTTGCAGTTGAAGATGTACTCTCATCTTTCTGGGATTATCTGAATGACGGTCACAATTCTGAGGTGGTGACTGGTGATTATATCTCAGAGCTGCTGCCGCCTTCTTCAGAGCCACCGCTGCCTTCTTTCGAGACGCCGTTGCCCCCGTATATTCAATAA
- the LOC126661279 gene encoding uncharacterized protein LOC126661279 yields the protein MNSNSSSQPKKPLPAESVPLFQEGLFLTLSRWSALQLAVENEWAGKGSLHLADQLRSDVFFWFTQSKEALYIDDLEEILDRGMETLNVGVEDGSVEEVAEKLMIMHEECLEGNYHSIEKLRQAGPTTGAHQHIRQANDDDDDDDEDDDEDNENSMGDNTSNMIVDAPNHVGMQINESSRQEAQGEDGWEVVSSKKNRGRRS from the exons ATGAACTCAAACAGCAGCTCTCAGCCAAAGAAACCATTACCAGCAGAATCAGTACCCTTATTTCAAGAAGGTCTTTTTTTAACTCTCTCTCGCTGGTCAGCTCTCCAACTCGCCGTTGAAAACGAGTGGGCCGGTAAAGGTTCGCTCCATTTAGCCGATCAGCTCCGGTCCGATGTCTTTTTCTGGTTCACTCAGTCTAAAG AGGCGCTTTATATTGATGATTTAGAGGAGATACTGGATAGAGGAATGGAGACTCTCAATGTCGGGGTTGAGGATGGCAGCGTTGAGGAG GTTGCAGAAAAACTAATGATTATGCATGAAGAGTGTTTGGAAGGTAACTATCATTCAATTGAAAAGTTAAGGCAAGCAGGTCCTACTACGGGAGCTCATCAACACATCAGACAG gcaaatgatgatgatgatgatgacgacGAGGACGATGATGAGGATAATGAGAATAGCATGGGTGATAATACATCAAATATGATAGTGGATGCGCCTAATCATGTGGGCATGCAGATCAACGAGTCAAGTCGCCAGGAGGCGCAAGGAGAAGATGGCTGGGAGGTGGTCTCGTCTAAGAAAAATCGGGGTAGGAGGAGTTAG
- the LOC126660276 gene encoding glycine-rich RNA-binding protein RZ1C-like isoform X2: MMERDTGRPRGFGFITFSDRRAMEDAIREMHGRELGDRVISVNKAQPKAGDDLDHGYRGGGYSSGGGGGRGYGGERPAGQDECFKCGRSGHWARDCPSAGGRGSGGSSFPSRPRFGGAAATDRGDRFGGDRDRFVDDRYDGGRFGDRDRYESRDKYSRDRYASDRYPPSEDRFASDRYGGSDRYASNGYGRDRSYERDAVTRGGSDRYGNGGPARNDRSYRSKPGPYERPSRGGHSASFDRY; the protein is encoded by the exons ATGATGGAAAGAGATACAGGTCGTCCACGCGGATTTGGATTTATTACATTTTCAGATCGTAGGGCCATGGAGGATGCTATTAGAGAGATGCATGGGCGAGAGCTTGGTGATCGTGTCATCTCAGTGAACAAGGCTCAACCCAAAGCGGGAGATGACTTAGATCATGGCTACAGAGGGGGAGGGTACTCCTCTGGTGGCGGCGGCGGCAGAGGATATGGAGGAGAGAGACCTGCGGGGCAAGATGAGTGCTTCAAGTGTGGGCGCTCAGGGCACTGGGCCCGAGATTGCCCTTCAGCTGGTGGCCGAGGTTCGGGTGGGAGTTCATTCCCTTCACGTCCTAGGTTTGGAGGGGCTGCTGCCACTGACCGTGGTGATCGCTTTGGAGGTGATCGTGATCGGTTCGTGGATGACCGATATGACGGTGGACGATTTGGTGACAGGGACCGCTACGAAAGCAGAGACAAATATAGCCGTGATCGCTATGCCAGTGACAG GTACCCGCCAAGTGAAGATCGCTTTGCAAGTGACAGGTATGGTGGTTCAGATCGTTATGCAAGTAATGGTTATGGTAGAGACAGAAGCTATGAGAGGGATGCTGTTACACGAGGAGGCAGCGATAGGTATGGAAACGGAGGGCCAGCACGAAATGACAGGAGCTACAGGAGTAAGCCAGGTCCTTATGAACGGCCAAGCAGGGGAGGGCACTCAGCTTCATTTGATCGCTATTAA